In one window of Bradyrhizobium diazoefficiens DNA:
- a CDS encoding extracellular solute-binding protein, with protein sequence MFMFQRLVEDSCLRLCSLALVLTISALTVSPATGARAEEAHAIAMHGKPALPADFTHMPYANPDAPKGGRLTWGILGTFDSLNPFIVRGLAVQPIRGYVVESLLARGQDEPFTLYGLLAKTVETNDERSYVTFRLDPRARFSDGKPVRAEDVLFSWQLLRDHGRPNLRQYYAKVAKAETPDPLTIRFDLTGADDRELPLIIGLMPILPKHAVDVATFEETTLTGPIASGPYRVTAVKPGASVTLTRNPDYWGRDLPVNRGLYNFDEIRLDYFREANGQFEAFKRGLYDFRVENEPLRWHDGYDFPAARSGDVIRDTIKPGVPQPSEFLVFNTRRPIFADIRVRQALTLLFDFELVNRNYFFSLYSRVAGYFAGSDLSAYARPADVRERELLKPFVAQIPPDIMDGSYRLPVTNGSGRDRNTLRAALKLLSEAGYDLDGTVLRNRATKAPFTFEMLVTTRDQERIALAFQRDLKRAGIEPSVRSVDPVQFDQRRLSYEFDMIQNRWDQSLSPGNEQYFYWGSAAADNPGTRNYMGAKDPAVDAMIKALLEARDHTDFVSAVRALDRALIAGFYTIPLFNVSEQWIARWNRIERPSTTALSGYLPETWWAKGESQASPAK encoded by the coding sequence GTCTCCGCCTCTGCAGTCTCGCCTTGGTCCTCACGATCTCCGCCCTCACCGTCAGCCCGGCCACCGGCGCGCGGGCCGAGGAAGCGCATGCGATCGCCATGCATGGCAAGCCGGCGTTGCCGGCCGATTTCACCCACATGCCCTATGCCAATCCCGATGCGCCGAAGGGCGGCCGGCTGACCTGGGGCATCCTCGGCACCTTCGACAGCCTCAATCCCTTCATCGTCAGGGGACTGGCCGTGCAGCCGATCCGCGGTTACGTGGTCGAGAGCCTGCTGGCCCGCGGCCAGGACGAGCCGTTCACGCTGTACGGCCTGCTCGCCAAGACCGTCGAGACCAACGACGAGCGGAGCTACGTCACGTTCCGCCTCGATCCGCGCGCCCGCTTTTCCGACGGCAAGCCGGTGCGCGCCGAGGACGTGCTGTTCTCCTGGCAGCTTCTGCGCGACCATGGCCGTCCCAACCTCCGGCAATATTACGCCAAGGTCGCCAAGGCCGAGACGCCGGACCCCCTCACAATCCGCTTCGACCTCACCGGAGCCGACGACCGCGAGCTGCCGTTGATCATCGGCCTGATGCCGATCCTGCCGAAGCACGCCGTCGACGTCGCGACCTTCGAGGAGACGACGCTGACGGGGCCGATCGCCTCGGGTCCCTATCGCGTCACCGCGGTGAAACCGGGCGCCAGCGTGACCCTGACCCGCAATCCCGATTATTGGGGCCGCGACCTCCCGGTCAATCGCGGGCTCTACAATTTCGACGAGATCCGGCTCGACTATTTCCGCGAGGCCAACGGCCAATTCGAAGCCTTCAAGCGCGGCCTCTATGATTTCCGCGTCGAGAACGAGCCGTTGCGCTGGCACGACGGCTACGATTTTCCGGCTGCCAGGAGCGGCGACGTGATCCGCGACACCATCAAGCCCGGCGTGCCGCAGCCCTCGGAATTCCTGGTGTTCAACACCCGCCGCCCGATCTTCGCCGACATCCGGGTGCGCCAGGCACTGACGCTGCTGTTCGATTTCGAGCTGGTCAATCGCAACTATTTCTTCTCGCTGTATTCACGCGTCGCCGGCTATTTTGCCGGCTCCGACCTGTCGGCCTATGCGCGGCCCGCGGATGTGCGCGAGCGCGAGCTATTAAAACCCTTCGTCGCGCAGATTCCGCCCGACATCATGGATGGCAGTTACCGCCTCCCCGTCACCAACGGCTCGGGGCGCGACCGCAACACGCTGCGCGCCGCGCTCAAGCTGTTGTCGGAGGCCGGCTACGATCTCGACGGCACCGTGCTGCGCAACCGCGCGACGAAAGCGCCGTTCACCTTCGAGATGCTGGTGACGACCCGCGACCAGGAGCGAATCGCGCTCGCCTTCCAACGCGACCTCAAACGCGCCGGCATCGAGCCGAGCGTGCGATCGGTGGATCCCGTGCAGTTCGACCAGCGCCGGCTCAGTTACGAGTTCGACATGATCCAGAACCGCTGGGACCAGTCGCTTTCGCCCGGCAACGAGCAATATTTCTACTGGGGCAGCGCGGCTGCAGACAATCCGGGCACCCGCAACTACATGGGCGCCAAGGATCCCGCCGTCGACGCCATGATCAAAGCCCTGCTGGAGGCCCGTGATCATACGGATTTCGTTTCGGCAGTGCGGGCGCTCGACCGCGCCCTGATCGCGGGCTTCTACACAATCCCTCTGTTTAACGTATCGGAGCAATGGATCGCGCGCTGGAATCGGATAGAACGACCATCGACCACCGCGCTGTCCGGCTATCTGCCGGAGACCTGGTGGGCGAAGGGTGAGTCTCAAGCCAGTCCAGCAAAGTGA
- a CDS encoding class I adenylate-forming enzyme family protein, whose protein sequence is MNQPAISPTLDTLFQRTLSRQPHGPALLDPLNKSRITGHQPRRLTYAEADTAIEALSAHFVESGLPANSVIAIQLPATVEFVLTVLAAHRAGLVVAVLPLLWRQAELAAALNRTAARAIVTMSKVDGVSYSDLAMHAAAEAFSIRHVFGFGADLPEGMASLDSVLERPPGTTRTVIQDGRKAAMISFDVTAEGFRPVPRPHFSLIAGGLAMSLEADVKQGATVMAAFAPMSFAGLASSLAVWLLCGGTLVLHHPFESEVLEQQINEHECDVLIAPAQLALRLGDSDLAARMPSLRNVIGLWRAPEQVAASEAWIAPHASLTDVYLFGEAGLFGARRGEDGMPVAVMPGPHGAPREQSGSSIAGDILLTPKGTLGLRGPMVPIAAYAPPQPVGETLTAQPPRDYVDTGYAARIDRASGAICITAPPSGIMAVGGYRFLSNDLQEWARRLGQGALLTALPDRLSGHRLAGRAQDNARAREALSELGLNPLMVEAFRDRSGSV, encoded by the coding sequence GTGAACCAGCCAGCAATATCGCCGACGCTCGACACGCTGTTCCAGCGCACGCTGTCCCGGCAGCCGCACGGGCCCGCTCTGCTCGATCCCCTCAACAAGTCCCGCATCACCGGGCACCAACCGCGGCGGCTGACCTACGCCGAGGCCGACACCGCCATCGAAGCGCTGTCGGCGCATTTCGTTGAATCGGGTCTGCCGGCCAATTCGGTGATCGCGATCCAGTTGCCTGCTACGGTCGAGTTCGTGCTGACTGTGCTCGCCGCCCATCGCGCCGGCCTCGTGGTGGCGGTGCTGCCGCTGCTGTGGCGGCAGGCCGAGCTGGCGGCCGCGCTTAACCGCACCGCCGCGCGTGCCATCGTCACCATGAGCAAGGTCGACGGCGTCAGCTATTCCGACCTCGCCATGCACGCGGCTGCGGAAGCCTTCTCGATCCGCCACGTCTTCGGCTTCGGTGCCGATCTGCCCGAAGGCATGGCCTCGCTCGACTCGGTGCTGGAGCGCCCGCCCGGCACCACGCGCACCGTGATCCAGGACGGCCGCAAGGCGGCGATGATTTCGTTCGACGTCACGGCGGAGGGCTTTCGTCCGGTGCCGCGTCCGCATTTCAGCCTGATCGCAGGTGGACTTGCGATGTCGCTGGAGGCCGACGTCAAACAGGGCGCGACCGTGATGGCGGCGTTCGCGCCGATGTCGTTCGCAGGCCTCGCCTCCTCGCTCGCGGTCTGGCTGCTCTGCGGCGGCACGCTGGTGCTGCATCATCCGTTCGAGAGCGAGGTGCTGGAGCAGCAGATCAACGAGCATGAATGCGACGTGCTGATCGCACCGGCCCAGCTCGCGTTGCGCCTCGGCGATTCCGATCTCGCGGCACGGATGCCGAGCTTGCGCAACGTCATCGGCCTCTGGCGCGCGCCGGAACAGGTGGCGGCGAGCGAAGCCTGGATCGCGCCGCATGCCTCGCTCACGGACGTCTATCTGTTCGGCGAGGCCGGGCTGTTCGGCGCCCGGCGCGGCGAGGACGGCATGCCGGTGGCGGTGATGCCCGGGCCGCACGGCGCCCCGCGCGAGCAATCCGGCTCCTCGATCGCTGGCGACATTCTGCTGACACCGAAGGGTACGCTCGGCCTGCGCGGCCCGATGGTGCCGATCGCGGCCTACGCGCCGCCGCAGCCGGTCGGCGAGACGCTGACGGCGCAGCCGCCGCGCGACTATGTCGACACCGGCTATGCCGCGCGGATCGACCGTGCCAGCGGCGCCATCTGCATCACCGCGCCGCCTTCGGGCATCATGGCCGTCGGCGGCTATCGCTTCCTCTCCAACGACCTCCAGGAATGGGCGCGCCGGCTCGGCCAGGGCGCGCTCCTGACGGCCCTGCCCGACCGGCTCTCGGGGCACCGGCTGGCGGGACGGGCCCAGGACAATGCCCGCGCCCGCGAGGCGCTCAGCGAGCTCGGCCTTAACCCCCTGATGGTCGAGGCTTTTCGCGACCGCTCCGGGTCGGTCTAG